A region from the Vicia villosa cultivar HV-30 ecotype Madison, WI linkage group LG3, Vvil1.0, whole genome shotgun sequence genome encodes:
- the LOC131658676 gene encoding uncharacterized protein LOC131658676, which yields MAKSKSSGGMGFIGISDFNKSLLGKQYWRLLNGENSLVGRVLKGRRSLDEDCKVAALIDEDLRMWNRDLVFQAFDHDEATQIVSIPLSRSHMMDKRIWHFEKSGEYSVRSAYHLSLQIKDVKAPGPSSPPCKKLWKSIWKAPVHMLRLSNTCSWIVLFLGLLFFSSVMCYRTPVDLDFNDWLLSILSCGDVLSSQIICNIVYKIWLGRNQKLYQAKDSSPIKVAEEALESVMDFNKWNFFKKGEERLRLASDTSNLDVHSIHVDARFSDEGFMTMGCIIKDHNQILSLAACRRENVQVEVAVGKAMAMRWGLSLAKDLNLEKIVIKSDAKVVVDCVNGFSKLVALDSDCGH from the exons ATGGCTAAGTCAAAGAGTAGTGGAGGAATGGGCTTCATAGGCATTAGTGATTTTAACAAGAGTCTCCTTGGGAAACAGTACTGGAGATTGTTGAATGGTGAGAACTCTCTTGTTGGAAGGGTTCTAAAGGGCAG GAGAAGTCTGGATGAAGATTGTAAGGTTGCAGCTCTCATTGATGAAGACCTGAGGATGTGGAATAGAGATTTAGTTTTTCAAGCTTTTGATCATGATGAAGCAACCCAAATTGTCAGCATTCCTTTGTCAAGAAGCCATATGATGGACAAAAGAATTTGGCATTTTGAGAAAAGTGGTGAATATTCTGTGAGATCGGCCTATCACCTCTCTTTGCAAATCAAAGATGTTAAAGCCCCTGGACCTTCAAGTCCACCTTGTAAGAAATTATGGAAATCTATCTGGAAAGCCCCTGTGCAT ATGTTGAGATTGTCAAACACTTGTTCATGGATTGTGCTTTTTCTAGGACTACTCTTTTTTTCATCTGTTATGTGCTATAGAACCCCTGTAGACTTGGATTTTAATGACTGGCTGTTAAGTATTTTATCCTGTGGTGATGTTCTGAGTTCCCAAATTATCTGCAACATTGTCTACAAGATTTGGCTAGGGAGAAATCAAAAATTGTATCAAGCTAAGGATTCTTCTCCAATTAAGGTAGCAGAGGAGGCTTTGGAGAGTGTCATGGATTTCAACAAGTGGAATTTTTTCAAGAAGGGGGAAGAAAGGCTTAGGCTAGCTTCTGACACAAGCAACTTGGATGTCCATTCCATACATGTGGATGCTAGATTTTCTGATGAAGGTTTCATGACCATGGGGTGCATCATCAAAGATCACAACCAGATTTTATCTTTAGCTGCGTGCAGAAGAGAAAATGTGCAAGTGGAGGTTGCTGTGGGTAAAGCTATGGCAATGAGGTGGGGTTTATCTCTGGCCAAAGACCTTAATCTGGAAAAGATAGTGATCAAATCGGATGCAAAGGTGGTGGTGGATTGTGTAAATGGCTTCTCCAAGCTGGTTGCCCTGGACTCTGATTGTGGACATTAA